Proteins encoded within one genomic window of Thalassospira sp. TSL5-1:
- a CDS encoding sigma-54-dependent Fis family transcriptional regulator translates to MSGSHAGGRIEAALQLSGVAQNRAVLESWQRCHDQFGLVHETARRPEIISESQTRQRRDRSGRLFHHAHDTVRTLYRQIDTAGYAVFLTDHDGVILDSVAAHSMLPSFRSNGLLPGAIWSEEREGTNGIGTCLVEGRAITIHKDEHFLTQHAGLTCTAAPVFDPEGRVCSVLDVSAVRNDIRREDCLRVRSLVADYADALERILFFEECAGEIILHLHPDASHVGSARDALLAIRPDGSVAGSTALARRLLSAQGGINHVKSLLGTDLDSLMSRMLATGSSDNKNSATQAVPLGGGGVMFGQLTLPEKQRRRFYTPGIASAVAKPRTQNIDIPDQDPALRRLFQMGCKLLAGEINLLMSGETGSGKEHMARAIHDQAVGAQKPFVAINCAALPESLIESELFGHASGAFTGAARDGFGGRIKQADGGTLFLDEIGDMPIGIQGRLLRVLEQRRVEPLGSTKSVPVDFRLICASNVDLTAAVAKGNFREDLLYRIKGARLALPALRDRADLEDLVARLLADFAKGQPVQCDDATMEILRQHHWPGNVRELVNVLQYACVFAEDGIIRAADLPDEMQPGVTMRDKPASGPSQNPLWQAEKDALEQALLRQHWHVSKTAKMLGISRNTLYRKMEKYGIERTG, encoded by the coding sequence ATGTCTGGAAGCCATGCCGGTGGACGGATCGAGGCTGCCTTGCAACTGAGTGGTGTTGCCCAGAACCGCGCCGTCCTTGAATCGTGGCAGCGGTGTCATGATCAGTTTGGTCTTGTTCATGAAACAGCCCGACGCCCCGAAATCATTTCCGAAAGCCAGACCCGCCAGCGCCGGGATCGCAGTGGCCGGTTGTTTCACCATGCGCATGATACGGTGCGCACCCTCTATCGCCAGATCGATACGGCAGGTTATGCGGTTTTTCTAACCGACCATGATGGCGTGATCCTGGATAGTGTGGCCGCACATTCCATGTTGCCGTCTTTTCGCTCAAATGGGCTTCTGCCCGGCGCGATCTGGAGCGAGGAACGCGAGGGTACGAACGGAATTGGTACCTGCCTGGTCGAGGGGCGGGCGATTACCATTCATAAAGACGAACATTTTTTAACCCAGCATGCCGGATTAACCTGCACCGCCGCCCCGGTTTTTGACCCGGAAGGCCGGGTGTGTTCGGTACTGGATGTATCTGCGGTGCGCAATGACATCCGCCGCGAGGATTGTTTGCGCGTGCGCAGCCTTGTTGCCGATTATGCCGATGCCCTCGAACGTATTTTGTTTTTCGAGGAATGTGCAGGCGAAATCATTTTGCATTTGCATCCCGATGCCAGCCATGTCGGCAGTGCGCGCGATGCGCTGCTTGCCATTCGCCCGGATGGCAGTGTTGCCGGTAGTACGGCGCTGGCACGGCGTTTGTTATCGGCCCAGGGGGGCATTAATCATGTCAAATCGTTACTGGGGACCGACCTTGACAGTTTGATGTCGCGAATGCTGGCAACAGGCTCAAGTGACAATAAAAACAGCGCAACACAAGCCGTTCCGCTGGGTGGTGGTGGCGTGATGTTTGGGCAATTGACCCTGCCCGAAAAGCAGCGCCGCCGGTTTTATACTCCCGGTATTGCCTCTGCCGTGGCAAAGCCACGCACTCAAAATATCGATATTCCAGACCAGGACCCGGCCCTGCGGCGGTTGTTCCAGATGGGTTGTAAATTGCTGGCAGGCGAGATCAATTTGCTGATGTCGGGCGAAACGGGCAGCGGCAAGGAACATATGGCGCGGGCCATTCATGATCAGGCGGTTGGGGCGCAAAAACCGTTTGTCGCCATTAACTGTGCGGCCTTGCCCGAAAGCCTGATTGAAAGTGAATTGTTTGGTCATGCTAGCGGGGCCTTTACCGGGGCGGCGCGCGACGGTTTTGGCGGGCGTATCAAACAGGCCGATGGCGGGACGCTGTTTTTGGATGAAATCGGCGATATGCCGATTGGCATTCAGGGCCGGTTGTTGCGGGTTCTGGAGCAACGGCGTGTTGAGCCGCTTGGCAGTACCAAATCGGTACCAGTGGATTTTCGCCTGATTTGTGCCTCGAACGTGGATTTGACTGCCGCCGTTGCCAAGGGCAATTTTCGCGAAGATTTGCTGTATCGGATCAAAGGCGCACGTTTGGCCTTGCCCGCCTTGCGTGACCGGGCGGATCTGGAGGATCTTGTTGCCCGGCTGTTGGCGGATTTTGCCAAGGGGCAACCTGTGCAATGTGATGACGCAACAATGGAAATTTTGCGCCAGCATCATTGGCCGGGCAATGTGCGTGAACTGGTCAATGTGTTACAATATGCCTGTGTCTTTGCCGAGGATGGCATTATTCGTGCAGCCGATTTGCCCGACGAGATGCAGCCCGGTGTTACAATGCGTGACAAGCCCGCGTCGGGCCCGTCGCAAAACCCGTTATGGCAGGCCGAAAAGGATGCCCTGGAACAGGCGCTGCTTCGGCAGCATTGGCATGTCAGTAAAACCGCAAAAATGCTCGGGATCAGTCGCAACACCCTGTATCGTAAAATGGAAAAATACGGCATTGAGCGTACCGGTTAA